Below is a window of Caldisericota bacterium DNA.
TGACTAATGGTTGCGTTTCACCATTTTTTTGCGAAGCATTAAGCAGATCTTTAAAAAATTGCTCGTATTCTTTTTTACACGAACTGGTTGTTATGAGTACCTTCTTGCTATCTTTTATTATATTTTCGATTGTTTTTTTTGCAACAAACTTTTTTCCTGTGCCTTTTTCTCCTTTTATAATGCATAGATTATTCGTATTTAGAATGAGATTTACCGCTTTGTTCTGTTCAATGTCATTTTCTATATATGTATTTTCTTTGAAAGGTTGAGGTGTCGTTTTGCTTTTATCCAAAAAGATATTCTTTAATTTCGAATCTTCGTATATGAAATCAAACAGCCCGCTTTCTACAGGGATTTTTTTATTCAAAGGGATTATTCTGCCTGGCGAGGCAAGTTCATCTTTGCTTTTTACTTTTATGTCGTCAAATGTTTTTTCGACGATTTCTCCTTTTGCTTTCCGGGTTAGTGGCAATTTTTCTGCGAGAATTACTTCCTCTCTTTGTTCAAACATTGGTTCATTATGCTGGATTTTTAGCTGATAAATAAAATCATCCTTTTTTTGCTCTATTGCTTTCGAGGACATATCAAGGGCGCCTCTTAAGGGGTGCACGTTTTTGCTAAATACCTTGCGAAGAATTTTCTTATTCTTTGCTTCCTTTTCCAAAAATGACGAAAAGTATTTACTGAACATAGCAAATTCTTCTTGATGCTCGCTTATTTTTTTGCAGTATTTAGAGGCGGCACACTTTTCTTTATTGCACTTAAAATCTTCTTGCTTAATGTTTTTTTTAAGATACGGCAAAACCATCTTATTTCTTGCATCTAACAGATTTTGTTTTTCTTCTGCTGATACGGGCCTTTTTTCTAATGTGCTTTTTTTGCCATTAATTTCTGCAAATTCATCCTGGTTAGATATTACGCTGAGTAAGATGCCTTTTACCGAATCTCCCTCGAACACTAACGGGAGTTTGCCAAAGAACAATACATTTTCAGCGATTATCCCAAAATTATTAGAGATAACGAAAGGTTTGTACATAAACTTCCTTCTTATTTTTAGCGGGAATTTAAGCGCTATTTGTGCAATTTCTGAGTCCGCATCATTTATTCCTTTTATTGCATGATAAAAAGTTCTTTCTTTTGCATGACTTTTGAATTCGGTCCCGGTAAAACTCATTATGTGGTAAAAAATATTGCAGTGAGCAGATGCGTTTATTTCTACATCGCTAAGCGGTACATTCGGGGAAAGGGATAAAAGGCTTTTGTCTCCGGTGAGAAACGTTGTTCTGAATAGATTTCTTTTTTTGTGAAGATTCGTGATGAGAATTGGCTGTTTCTTTTCTAAATACTCTTTAATATTTTTTGTTTGAACGGTGTATATTCCATTTTTCCCCTGGATTTTCATTAAAGAAATTTCTCTGTTTTTTCGTATATTTGTTACTATACCTTTTATTCTATGCATTCTCGCGTCCTCCTACCAGCTATTATAATTTTTTTGGGATGTTTTGCAACTTGACTTAATTGGTATTTTGGAATATAATTATTCAATTGGATATTATAATTAAGAG
It encodes the following:
- a CDS encoding AAA domain-containing protein — protein: MHRIKGIVTNIRKNREISLMKIQGKNGIYTVQTKNIKEYLEKKQPILITNLHKKRNLFRTTFLTGDKSLLSLSPNVPLSDVEINASAHCNIFYHIMSFTGTEFKSHAKERTFYHAIKGINDADSEIAQIALKFPLKIRRKFMYKPFVISNNFGIIAENVLFFGKLPLVFEGDSVKGILLSVISNQDEFAEINGKKSTLEKRPVSAEEKQNLLDARNKMVLPYLKKNIKQEDFKCNKEKCAASKYCKKISEHQEEFAMFSKYFSSFLEKEAKNKKILRKVFSKNVHPLRGALDMSSKAIEQKKDDFIYQLKIQHNEPMFEQREEVILAEKLPLTRKAKGEIVEKTFDDIKVKSKDELASPGRIIPLNKKIPVESGLFDFIYEDSKLKNIFLDKSKTTPQPFKENTYIENDIEQNKAVNLILNTNNLCIIKGEKGTGKKFVAKKTIENIIKDSKKVLITTSSCKKEYEQFFKDLLNASQKNGETQPLVTLKKLNDKDLYLVPPAGFDYLFLFTNRSIDEKTALSLFSKTRKVIIFTDTLTYPFLEHLSEKFAPLNTVELLTEHRFGEHILHFIQPILSSKLKSTPDKEIKIVNKETIDETFLDVVNPEKFVEFISVQGKPHGRKNKWNNAEAVFTVEAIKELVKSGVERNNIEVITAHERQKMLLIKMLEDAKIPDIYISTPNESMEKDIVFVSLVSKNIKNSQMRQREDIKIALTRSRSKLIIVGDKTVKKYSKTLATLL